The window CTATGTGTAAGATACAACTAATTGATAGGACGTTTTATTAAGCTTACTGTAAAAGGATGATATGAACATGTCCAGCCATGGCTGTTGAAATTGTAACTTGATACTATAATTGTAACTTGATACTATAATTGTAACTTGatactataataaaaaaaaatctattagtaattttgtatgtatgtaaactgaattttaaaactagttatataattttaaaattatttttcccagctTAAACTTAATGTTTCTTATGCCAAGAAGACTGACTATGGGGAAAATGGCTTCTAAACGACTTAATCCACAGTACACGGTCAATAGGCGTATGGTAATCAGTATGCCGAATCTGCAAGATATCAAGTTGACAGAGGGTCCTACTAGAAATTCCTCACTTCGAAGAATAGAAACAGGCATTGGTAAGGGAAGAACGTGTTGAACCTATACCATGtcttttctgttatctttttgGGTGACATCACTGAACAATTTTCACAGAAACAGTGTCAGATGCTGGAAAGAAATGGTGAGCTGGGTCGTCTTGAGCTGCGGCCTGTCTGTGCTGCTTCTTGCATGTTGAATCAGTCTGTGGTCTGCTGGAAGTTTTGCTGTGCCGTGAAAGACTGAACGCTCACAGTAGGAGTGATACTGTAGAACTGCTTCCTGACTCAGTAACCATGTTCGGTCCTTACCCACTTTATGTCTGGTTCTCCACTGCCTTTAAACATATCAGTGTTTAACAAAGCAAGTCCTATAGAAActgagtgtcttttttttttctcctcccggAATTGATATTATTGGATTAGGGAATATTCTGATAATAAGGATGATGGACATAGAAATATATTTGTCTCCCTAGCAAAATTGTAATCACACGTGAATTTTGTGCGATGTAATTGCTTGTTGCTGTGATGgggattctttttgtttgtaGTATGGCACTTCTACTTGCTGTTTATACTAATCAATgttcttctttgtttgtttgtttttagcgGTGAAAATGCCCTCCAAATCAGTCAGTACATTCAAAATCCCAGAAATTCACTTTCCTTTGATATTCCAGTGTGTTCACTCCTACTACACAGACTTCTTCAACCATCTCAGCAAAGCTATAAATACCTTACCACCTGATAACTCAGCATTGCTGGCAAGGTACTTCTACCTCCGGGGACTTATTAGCTTGATGCAAGGGAAACTACTAAATGCGCTTTCTGACTTTCAGAACCTAGATAAAACAGACTTAAGAATTTTCCCTACTGATCTTGTAAGAAAAATAGTGGAAACTATGCCTCCTTCTGAGCGTTCTCAGGCAGACCGCAAGCCTGAGCTGAAGAAGCTGATAAGTCGAGTGatggaaaaacaaagagaagttaTGAAAATAGATGACCATGTAAAAAATTTTGAATTGCCAAAAACGCACATGCAACTGGATGATTTTGTGAAGCGAATCCAGGAATCTGGGATTGTCAAAGATATAGATACTATACATCGGTTATTTGATGCCCTAACAGTAGGTGAGTACAAGATACGTTTTTAGTGACCATCTACATTGGTGCAATGACAATTTCAAACCTCCTTTTATTACGTTTTTTATGAACCAAAATCAATTTTTTGTctccagttgtttttcttttcaattactATTCAACATTTTCTGGGTCTCTAAAATCTCACAATATATGAATTTTATGGACAATTGTATTTAATTCAGATAATTATGGAGAATGATGTATACAAGAATGTCTATACTTGCATCTACAATAAAGACAAGGAATACACTTACATTTGGGCGCACAATTTACAATTTTTCAGGTTGTGTAGGTGAGGTAGTTTTGTGATCTGATGGTGTGCTGTTCTGCTTCGGCTTTGGCTGAGTAAAGTGAATACAAGACTGTCCTAGTTGCTAATGGAAAATAACTCTGTGTTGTAAAACCACTGGGTAACATGGCAAGGTGGCAGTCTgttaaaaacaaactaacaaaatcCAGAATTCAAGTGGTTACAGTTAAATTCCTCTTGGATGGTCATCATAGCAAAAGGAGAAGTTACATTTATATTTAAGAGAACTTTCTTCTCTCCTGAATGAGATGTGAATCTTGTGATCAATTTCTAAAAACATAGTTTGCGAGTGCTTTTATAAAATACTGTTCAGTTCTCTTTCTGTGCCTAGTTACTTTGATAATTGTTGTATTTTTGTGGCCACAAAGGATTACACATTGGTCGAAATAGCAAGACTTTCTGAAGCATACATCTCGCAAGAATTTGTGTTTGTTTGAGATTCTGCTCTCCAAATCCTTGAATTCTTAGAATAACTAATTACTTAGAATACCTGTTGATTAAGTCTTTAACTGTTATAACTTTTAGCTTTTATCCCAGGTTGGTAAGTATGCGATACAGTAGCATTCAATAGAATAAAGAACTGGAAAGCCATAATGAAAAGTATTCAGTTCAGTAGGGAAGTACAAATCCTGTCCCATCGGCTGACTGGATTTTTggcatgaattttaaaaagcaagactgGCACAGTGTTTGTTCCCTCCCTCCATACAGCAGGGTGAAAGGGAGGATGCCAGATACATGGGACCAGTGGCCTAGGCTAACTACAGAAGAATCTCTGTACCTCAGGAGAAGAGTTTTGTCTCTTAATTGTTTTCTAGGCCTACTTTTTGTAGTTTTTGCACCTTGCTTACCCATCATGCTCTCAGAGGCACAATTAGAAAGCTAGTATCTTTTAAAGCTATCTGTCTCTGTAAATCTGTGTAACTTTCTCAcattaaataagttttaaatattttttaggaCAGCAGAAACAGATTGATCCTGAAACATTCAGAGATTTCTACAACTACtggaaagaaactgaagcagaagCTCAAGAGGTGAACCTGCCACCAACAGTAATAGAGCATCTAGATAAAAATGAATGTGTCTACAAGTTATCCTGCTCAGTTAAAACTAACTATGGCGTAGGAAAAATAGCTCTGACCCAAAAGCGCTTGTTCCTTTTGACAGAAGGAGGACGTCCTGGTTATATCCAGATTGCTTCTTTCAGGGACATAGAGGTGAGCATCAAGTAACTTCTTGTTCTCTTGCATGCCCATGGATATAGGCCGTGTTATGTGCTGCAGAGATCTGTCTCTCAACTTAAAGTTTCAGTAAGGAGTGTAGGGAACACCTTTGAAGTCAGTAACTTACGAGTGACTAGATAAAATTCTGGGTCTTTGGACCAAGAATTTCAGGGCTGATGGAGGATGGTTTACCAGGCGCTGGGATGACATAGAATAAAAATGTAGAGGTCATAACTTCTAGATGAACAGAAAGGTGCAAAGCACAGCACGTGGGATACAGAGCTCGAGAAGTTTAATAATGTAAGTGTGCTTATTAGACTGTGGTGTCAGCGAGCCAGCCTGTACCCGCTGTGTAGCAAAGTCTGTATGATGTTGTTTGAAACGTGTATTTCGGAAAACCATCTCTGCTCAATGGTGTGTACGGACAATTGAAATCATTAGCTGTAGTTATAAATAGAGAAATTTGCCCTGTAGGATGAGTACTGCACCTTATCTGTGATTGCATGCTGtatcttccttgctttctttgtttCCCTGCATTCCCAGGATGTTAAGAGCACGACTGTAGCTTTCCTTCTTTTGAGAATACCTACTCTGAGGATTAAAACATTATCTAAAAAAGAAGTCTTTGAAGCTAACCTTAAAACTGAGTGTGATCTCTGGTACCTGATAGTGAAAGAAATGTGGGCTGGAAAGAAAATGGCGGATGACCACAAGGTATAAATATGGGAATTTCTAACCAAATAAGTAGGAAGTATgtgctttctgtctctcttctaaATAAATAACGCCTCAATCTTAGAATTTCGAGGTTTCAGCAAACAATAGCTAAgtaataaacttttatttttgttgttacttCTAAGTATAACACTTCTGGAAtaatacaaacaagaaaaaaaagattacactaaaaaaatatgatattttttGTCATTCATTGGCATGGAACTTTTCATTTATTCACTAGTTCTGTGAAATAGTTTCTTGAGTTCACAATGTATGAGAATAGCGATCCTAACTAACATAATTTTCCCCACCTTGCTTGGAAGTATAACGCGTAGAAAGAATTTTGCCATTCTGGAACCCTGCCGGCTGTAGATCCTTTCAATGAATAGATGAAGATGTAGTCTTCTGCCACAGAAACCTTGAGAAAAAGGATCATACGAGCAGGGTTTCCATTTAAACCACATAATTCTTCACGACGGCTGAATTTAATAGTGGAAATGTAGCTTGGTGGTTCTTAAGGAAGGATTTGAATCATTTTAGCCAGATTTGAATCATTTTAGCCAAGATGAACCATAATGTGTACTCCTCTCCCATGAAGAAAGATCCATCCTGAAAATGGATATCCATCCTGTGTCCACTGCATGTTTTTCATCAGTGCCGTTCATGTGATTTCATTTGCACCTCCTGTATCAAGATTGTGCCAGATCTGAAATACTTCTTTCAGTGTAATGAATTCACGCTGGCTCCTGGCTCCATGACCTTGCTTGGGAGCGGAACGTGTGATGTGGGAGCGGGGTTTGACTGCAAGTAGCATGAATTATGCTGCGGCGCAGCAACTGGCTAGTGCTTGTGCTAAGCATGACGTACGTTGTGAGTGTTGAACATGGAGACTTGTAAGAATAATGAACAATAGATAAACTACAGTAAGATTTTTGTCTTTAGGATCCTCAGTATATTCAGCAAGCACTGACAAACGTTCTCCTGATGGATGCTGTAGTTGGTGCCCTGCAGTCCTCCAAAACCATATACGCAGCCTCTAAACTGTCTTATTTTGACAGGATGAAAAATGAAGGTCAGTCACGTAGCAAAGCTATGAAACCTGCTGTTATTGCATCATCTGTCTCAGCTCTTTCTGTTTATATTCTGGTTTCAAACTGATTATCtgtagaaatataaaaatatgttagTCTGATTTCACTTTCACGGATGTAGTTGATTAAATAGTATTAATAGAAAGCTtatgggtttggtggtggttttttttttttttttttgcttctgtgccTCAGAACCTTAGTTGGTATGTCTGTCCCCGCGTCggatgctgtatttttgttttggttgtttggagTGCTTGGGTGTTGTAtgcctgcttctgctgccagaaTTCATAGCAATGGTGTTTGGCTCTCCTAGTCGGCTAAGgctagagggaaagaaaaatgagaaatgtgaATACATGGTGCAGAATTCTTATTTCATAAGAATTATAGATCTGTGTCTTGGATCTTAGGCATAAGTGTGCACTTCATGACtgtttaaaaatctattttagtGCCTATGATGGTCCCCAAAACAACTTCAGAGACCTTAAAGCATAAGATCAACCCCTCAGCTGATGAGACATTTCCACAGGCAATAGATGTCTTGCTTTATACTCCAGGTAAGATGATGTATTGCTTTCTTTATGTTAGCCCAGCTTTAATTAGCCTGTAAAGCATGTTATCTCATAACACCTGGTATTATGACTGTCTGCTTTTGTTCACATTCTGACATGCTTTGGTTGTGTGTTGAATACTAAAccagaaaatcattaaaaaagaaCAGTAACATTGCATATTAAGATActccaaggcatagttttcacagTCTTAATTTGTCTTCCTGTGTGTATATGCCTTATAATAGACTTCAATTATGTGTTAATGTGCTGATTTCCCATTAAGACTTCTGCTTCATTTATTGAGCAGGGTGGATGAATGATGCTCCACCGTTGATCaatattcattgttatttttttattttttcagtagaGTCATACGGGGGTGTTTGGTTGATCCACAGTGCAACGAATAGTGTACCACCTCTTGAAATCCCAGCCAGACCTATATGCCCGTGACTCTCACTGTGTAGTATGTGACCTAATGTACTATTCATCGCATGCAATTTTAAGTCGATCCCTGAAGAAAGCATTATAAATTTTCTTGTGAGCTTTTGTGTGATACTTGGCACATTTTTATCTGACTAATTCAAAAAGCAttggcgaaaaaaaaaaaaagagagagaagttaaAGACTGTGTGCTATGGGCATGAATTTAGGTAGCAGATATGTTAGTTCTGGAAGTTCCTAACTCTTAACTTCATAATCTTACTAGTCTTCTGATGTAAGTTCATACGTAATTCCTAGTATTTGGGCAATTTGAGACAAAAGGGGAAAGCTAGTAGAATTCTAACGTTAAGAAAGTGGGCAGGAACAACTGTAGGTggttgggtgggtggtgggttcagTGGTGCTTTCCTTCCTTTATAGTGCGAGGCTTCTAAGTGGAGCTCTAATAGAGGAGATTGAGTGGATTTATTAGTTGTATTTCATAGGGCTTAAAAGCCTCCCTGCAGTCCCAGTTAGCTAAATACTTAGTCATCAATGAAAAACATTATCTCTGCTCTGAATATCTTTGAAGTGTAAGATTAAACCATAAGATAAGCTCAAGAAATAGATGAGAATGAGCACAAATCCTTTGTGAAAAATGTGTCATTCATTAACTGGTGATGCAAGTTGCAGAACACAGATGCGTTTTGTTAGAAAGCTGCTCTGCCTAATAATGTTTTCCCCACTTGTCTCCAAAAGTGGTTTATGTTCTTTTACCACTTTCATCTTCCCTACTTCATTTTTAGGGCATCTTGACCCTTCAGAAAGACCTGGCAATGCTCATCCAAAACTATGGTGTGCTTTAAATGAGGGGAAAGTGGTCGTCTTTGACGCATCTACCTGGTCTATTCAACAACACTGTTTCAAAATGGGCCGCTCTAAACTGGTAAGACTGACACGCGTACTGCAATTGCTGCTTTAGCTTGGTGTTTCTGTTGTTATAGCCTGGATGACCCTGAATCATAGTCGTTCCTTAGAAGTTGTAGGCAGACATTTGAGTTGTCTGGGCTTCAGTTAACTTGGAGAAATGGAGAtctttgagaaaaacagaaaggagagaaaatgaattaataaCGAAACAAATCAGCTGGTGGAAGTGATGGACTGGATATCAGGAGGGCTTGCTGGCCTGACGGCATGGCTTCTtggggcaggagggtgggttTGAAACAGTTGAGGAGAAAGAATAATGGAGAGAATCAATATAAGAGAAGATGAGATGAGCCCTAAGAATGGATGAAAAGTCACTTGTGCTCTAAAGAACTGGAAATTGGGGAAATGTGTAAGGAAACCAGGTGGATGATACTGAAAGAGAGATCTAAAAGAAGATGATTCGACCAGCAGGTTAAAGAGTTGCTTGTGGAAGACCACCTGAAAAGAATAACTCTCTTGATGGAAGGGGAAGTTGAACCAGAGCTGCAGACTGAGTGAAAAACACGCAGTAGAGAGAACACGCAGGAAAAGGGATCGGATAGGTCACTTGTGTGAAAGCTGAGAAACATCACTGTGGATGAGTGTGGGAGACGGTCAGAAAGGGAGTGGTAAAGCTGATGGTAAAGAGCTGGGTGGAGGGAAGATGGAAATCCAAGAGAAGAGTTGGATACCAACCTATtctgaagaagagaggaagaaattttGGAACTGATGGGACTCGGGAGGGAGAGAAATAAAGAACTTCTGAATGGGGGAAGGATGTTCCAGAGACAGTAGAGTAGAAGACAGTGTTCTTAGACACTACTTCTAACTGAACTAGAAATGTGTTTTGTTCAGATGGTCAGGATGACTTGCAATCcagaagagagaaatacagtAACTTCTGTGGTTTCCCCAATGCCCTTTGTAACTTACTTTGGGCCAGGAAACACAACTTTGAGTCAGTTACCAAGATACATTATTAATCCTATTTACTCAAGGATAAACTCAGCAAAGAAAGACATGTGTCCTCTCTCATTATTTATAGAGCAGAGCAAAGGATAGAATACTGGAGCGCTGGGTCTTGATCTCTTATGGTAATCACCAGAAAACTGTAGCATTTAAATATAGCCTTTTTCCATGTTACATTAAAGAGTGATTTTTGTTCTAGATTTTATCAAATCCTGCTTTTTCTCCCCAGACTTGTATGATCATGGTAGAACAGAGTCAAGTGTGGATCGGTTCTCAAGACTCCATTATTTATATAATCAACACCCACAGTATGTCTTGTAATAAGCAACTAAATGATCATCGTTCTGATGTTACAGACATCATTGTGGCGAAGAAGAATGGGATACCCAGGTATATTTAATTacaacattttcttcttaaaaatacatatacaagCAAATGTGAAGGACGTCTGTACCCCGAGAAGTCATGGACATGTGGAGAATCTTCCCGTGGTTAAACGGAAAGCCATTATATGTAGCTAGAACAGTATGCACCAGCCTAGAGAATCTGGCCCGCAGTGAGCAGAGGACTAGTTAAAGA of the Larus michahellis chromosome 2, bLarMic1.1, whole genome shotgun sequence genome contains:
- the DENND3 gene encoding DENN domain-containing protein 3 isoform X2 — encoded protein: MPVCFVPLAICVISRYPYFNALKDCLSCLLVQLRPFKDLDVEEHIKEFAAKLFLIPSPPPGPLHLVFNMKPLQIIIPSREDPDSPIIDLDLHLPLLCFKPEQVLQIMTCILTEQRIVFFSSDWALLTLVAECFMLYLHPLQWQHTFVPILSRQMLDFVMAPTSFLMGCHIDHFDEVSTETEDLILINIDNGDITHSKMTEEETEIPDVPAHAAEAFIKRVESLQLHYDLELCHLRASTDLGELQMRRRAWQQKLNTEVQQTTLQLIVNIFREVKDHLNYEHRVFNSEEFLKTRAIGDQPFYKKVLETYMFHSFLKARLNRKMDAFARLELSTQSEEDSLNLMFLMPRRLTMGKMASKRLNPQYTVNRRMVISMPNLQDIKLTEGPTRNSSLRRIETGIAVKMPSKSVSTFKIPEIHFPLIFQCVHSYYTDFFNHLSKAINTLPPDNSALLARYFYLRGLISLMQGKLLNALSDFQNLDKTDLRIFPTDLVRKIVETMPPSERSQADRKPELKKLISRVMEKQREVMKIDDHVKNFELPKTHMQLDDFVKRIQESGIVKDIDTIHRLFDALTVGQQKQIDPETFRDFYNYWKETEAEAQEVNLPPTVIEHLDKNECVYKLSCSVKTNYGVGKIALTQKRLFLLTEGGRPGYIQIASFRDIEDVKSTTVAFLLLRIPTLRIKTLSKKEVFEANLKTECDLWYLIVKEMWAGKKMADDHKDPQYIQQALTNVLLMDAVVGALQSSKTIYAASKLSYFDRMKNEVPMMVPKTTSETLKHKINPSADETFPQAIDVLLYTPGHLDPSERPGNAHPKLWCALNEGKVVVFDASTWSIQQHCFKMGRSKLTCMIMVEQSQVWIGSQDSIIYIINTHSMSCNKQLNDHRSDVTDIIVAKKNGIPSEAYSSSLDGTVIAWNISTLKVNRVFQLPCQNLTSVKLHNDQLWCCTGSCILAMSAHEFRLQMKIEHHLKDVCSYFLCFQLFPERDEVWASYSGSSDLYIWNTRDVTSAPQKIHLQDCSEITCMIRVKNQMWVGSSGRSQGKSKGKIYVISAEKKTVEKELVGHADTVKALCSAEDRYVLSGSGKDEGKIAIWKAE